CCAACAGAGTGACTGCCAGCACGGCGCTCACGAAGCCAAGCAGTATGAGGGTCATGCGGGCCTTGAGGCTGGTCATGGTAACTCCGCAGCGGCGACAGGATGGGTGATTTTATGAATTCAGGGTGTGCATGAATTTCGTGATCAGAATCGTCGTCGGCGCCGACGGTCAATCTGATCGTCGGCCGCCGGCGTCAGTTCGAGATCGCGCTCCAGCGTCACACCATCTTCGGTAATCCTGATGGTTTCCTCGACACGGCGGCTGTCGCTTGTGGCATCGGGGTGCCAGATGACCAGTTCATACTCACCCGGCGGCACCTCCAGTGTGATTTGCCCCTCGTTGTCAGCGAATCCGAAGTACGGTGTCTCCATGACGTGCACCCAACCAACCATCCAGTCGTGGATGTTGCAGCCGAGCACCACTTCACCCGTCTTTTCGAAATGAATGTCTTCGGGTGGATCACCCTTGAACAGGGGCAGCTCAAATCGTTTTGCAGCGGAAAAGGAATAGACATGATGGCGCACGTCATCATTGTTCAGAAAGCGAACATGGCTGCCGGGCTTGATGGCGATCGCACGCGGGCTGAACTGCCGATCGATCTGATCCATTTTCGCCAGATCTTCCCCTTGCACCTCGGTGTCAGCGTCAACGGGCTGCAATGAGACGAGCGTTTCGCTGATGTCACCACTTTCGGCGCTGAGTTCAAGCGTTAGGTTGCTCGCTATGGGCTGCCCAGGCATCAGGGCCAATCCGAGGATCGTGCTGAGAAGGGGAAGGGTAGAACGGGACATGCAGATATCTCCGTGGGACACTCAGGACAGCCTAGGTGAACCCAGGGCGGCTGCCAAGCACTGCACTCCCGGCGGTACCCGCTTCGAGATCAGCGGGATGCCTGGCCCAAAGAGCCCAACCGCGGCCTGCGCAATCAGGTCGAGGCCAGCTGGATCGACATCGAACCCCGCAAGGCCGAACGCCCCTCCGTCCACGCCCCGGTGGGGGTGAATATCAGCGTCTCCTGAGCCAGTACACCTCGAAAATAGAAAAACCCGGCAGGCTCTCTGTTATTGGCCTGCCGGGCTTTCCGGCGATGTGGGTGGACTGTGCGGAACGACCCGTTTTACGGCTCCTGAAGCATTGCGCGAAGCATCGCACGAATCATCCCATAGGCGGCCGTACAGGTTGAAGCGGTGGCTTCCACCTCGGCGGATTGCCCGGCAATGCTCACTGTGACGGTAATCGTACAGGAACCTTCCTCATCCAGGGTCTCTGCAGAAAGCAAATCCTGACCCCCGATCAAGGCCTTGTTCTTGGTCTCAACGGAGACAATGGTGAAGCTGGGGTCAATGGCTTGGCCAAATCGCTCCAGCTGGCGCAGGTCGCGTACCAACGTTCGATTATCAAGCGGCTGTGCTTCATTCCAGCCATTCCCCGCGGAAGCGGTAATCGGATGGCCAACAAGAAAAACAACAACGCACAGAATGGAACCGATGGCAAGCAATGAGATTTTTTTCATTATCTTCCCCTTTAAAGATAAATCAACTCTATGATAGACAAGGCGTCCCCACACGCCTTGGGAAAAATATTAAAAACCCGGCGCCCGCTCGTCAAGACCTCGGTCTCAGAGCAGACCCACCCTCAAGCGCCCCTCCTGCTGCCCGGTGACAGCATTTGCCCCTTGAGAGATCTATTCCACGGTGACGGACTTCGCCAGGTTGCGGGGCTTGTCCACGTCGGTGCCCTTGTGGACGGCCACGTGGTAGGCCAGCAGTTGCAGGGGGATGGTGAAGATGGCCGGGGCGGTGAGGGGGCCACCGGCGCGAGGCAGGGCGATGACGTGGGTGCGTTCATCGGGGAGGAAGCCGCTCTCGGCATCGGAGAAGACAATCAACTCCCCGCCGCGGGCGCGGACTTCTTCCAGGTTGGAGCGGATTTTCTCAAGCAGGGCATCGCTGGGGGCCACGGCAATGATGGGCATGTCCTCATCCACCAGGGCCAGGGGACCATGCTTGAGCTCGCCGGCCGCATAGGCCTCGGCATGGATGTAGGAAATCTCCTTGAGCTTGAGCGCCCCTTCCATGGCCACGGGATAATGGACACCGCGGCCGAGGAACAGGGCATGGTGTCGATGCACCAGGTGCTCGGCCAGCTTCTCGATCGGCCCATCCAGCTCCAGGGCCGCCTCGATGGCGGTGGGCAGGGCCCGCAGCTCGGCCACGGC
Above is a genomic segment from Natronospira bacteriovora containing:
- a CDS encoding methylamine utilization protein — translated: MSRSTLPLLSTILGLALMPGQPIASNLTLELSAESGDISETLVSLQPVDADTEVQGEDLAKMDQIDRQFSPRAIAIKPGSHVRFLNNDDVRHHVYSFSAAKRFELPLFKGDPPEDIHFEKTGEVVLGCNIHDWMVGWVHVMETPYFGFADNEGQITLEVPPGEYELVIWHPDATSDSRRVEETIRITEDGVTLERDLELTPAADDQIDRRRRRRF